The following proteins are co-located in the Fusobacteria bacterium ZRK30 genome:
- a CDS encoding DEAD/DEAH box helicase: MLFNELNLVEPLLEAIKKKGYIEATPIQEQAIPLIMDGRDIIGSSQTGTGKTAAFALPILQKIALDGKTKDLTALILAPTRELALQIEESVHSYGKNTRVTSAVIFGGVSPIKQIHKLKTGPNIIVATPGRLLDLISKGYLNLELVDQLVIDEADRMLDMGMIHEVRKIISKLPEERQTMLFSATMPDEIKDLVKTALIDPVDISVSPTSSTVDTVNQSIYLVDKGDKPALLLHVLKKQKISSAIIFARTKFRANDINEMLLQAGYKSDVIHGERSQSARQRTIRDLKKGNIQFLVATDLASRGLDIDDLSHVINYDLTSIPETYVHRIGRTGRAGSEGISISFCDVEEKRFLRTIQKTIDRTIYVEKDHPYHLRDAKPSFGELQAAREERNKKKYDFKGTSTGRKKPSRRGKKGPSRKPKSFKKGS, encoded by the coding sequence ATGTTATTTAATGAATTAAATTTAGTTGAACCATTATTAGAAGCCATTAAAAAAAAGGGCTATATAGAGGCTACACCTATACAGGAACAAGCTATTCCACTTATTATGGATGGAAGAGATATCATAGGATCTTCTCAGACGGGAACTGGTAAAACAGCAGCCTTTGCCCTTCCAATACTGCAAAAAATTGCTCTGGACGGAAAGACAAAGGATCTGACAGCATTGATCTTGGCTCCTACCAGAGAATTGGCACTCCAGATAGAGGAAAGTGTTCATTCATATGGGAAAAATACCAGAGTTACCAGTGCTGTAATCTTTGGAGGAGTTTCACCTATAAAGCAGATCCATAAACTTAAAACAGGACCAAATATCATCGTAGCTACCCCTGGTAGATTACTTGATTTAATTTCAAAGGGTTACCTTAACTTAGAACTGGTAGACCAATTGGTAATCGATGAGGCTGACCGTATGTTAGATATGGGTATGATCCACGAAGTTCGTAAGATCATCTCAAAACTACCAGAAGAAAGACAGACTATGCTTTTTTCTGCTACCATGCCAGACGAGATAAAAGACCTGGTAAAAACTGCATTGATTGATCCGGTGGATATATCTGTATCCCCTACATCTTCTACTGTGGATACTGTTAACCAGAGTATCTATTTAGTAGACAAGGGAGATAAGCCGGCACTGCTGCTTCATGTTTTGAAAAAACAAAAGATAAGTTCTGCAATTATCTTTGCCAGAACCAAATTTAGAGCCAACGATATCAATGAGATGTTACTTCAAGCAGGATATAAATCAGACGTTATCCATGGAGAGAGATCTCAGTCTGCCAGACAGAGAACTATCAGAGATCTAAAGAAGGGAAATATCCAGTTCTTAGTAGCCACAGACCTGGCTTCTAGAGGTTTAGATATCGATGACCTTTCCCATGTTATAAACTACGACCTTACCAGTATTCCTGAGACATATGTTCATAGAATCGGTAGAACAGGTAGAGCAGGGAGCGAAGGAATTTCAATCTCATTCTGTGATGTAGAGGAAAAAAGATTCCTTAGAACTATCCAAAAAACTATAGACAGAACTATCTATGTGGAGAAGGATCACCCTTACCACCTTAGAGATGCAAAGCCTTCTTTTGGTGAGTTACAGGCAGCCAGAGAGGAAAGAAATAAGAAAAAGTATGACTTTAAAGGAACTTCTACAGGGAGAAAGAAACCGAGTAGAAGAGGTAAAAAAGGTCCTTCCAGAAAACCTAAAAGTTTCAAGAAGGGAAGCTAA
- the zupT gene encoding zinc transporter ZupT, which yields MHENFYIAFGLTLFAGLATGIGSALAFFTKQTNKKFLSLALGFSAGVMIYVSFVEIFVKAKIFLVADLGVVKGTWVTVVSFFGGVFLIAVIDKLVPSFENPHELKEIEEISEITELEDDLGKMEKGHKSTGEHHEFNHAMMRMGVFSALAIGIHNFPEGLATFVAALKDPTLGVPIAVAIAIHNIPEGIAVSVPIYFATGNKKKAFFYSFLSGLAEPIGALVGYLILMPFLSDTVFGIIFAGIAGIMVFISLDELLPAAQKYGEHHLSIYGLISGMGVMAVSLLLFI from the coding sequence ATGCATGAAAATTTTTACATAGCTTTCGGCCTCACCTTGTTTGCAGGATTAGCCACAGGGATAGGTAGTGCACTAGCTTTTTTTACAAAACAAACCAATAAAAAATTTCTGTCTTTAGCTCTTGGATTTTCTGCCGGGGTAATGATCTATGTATCCTTTGTAGAGATCTTCGTCAAGGCCAAGATATTTTTAGTCGCAGACCTAGGGGTAGTAAAGGGAACATGGGTTACTGTAGTTTCTTTCTTTGGAGGAGTATTTCTCATAGCCGTTATCGATAAATTGGTTCCGTCCTTTGAAAACCCCCATGAATTAAAGGAAATTGAGGAGATCAGTGAGATCACAGAATTAGAAGATGACTTAGGTAAGATGGAAAAAGGCCATAAAAGTACAGGAGAACATCATGAGTTTAACCACGCCATGATGAGGATGGGTGTATTCTCTGCTCTTGCCATAGGGATACATAATTTCCCCGAAGGACTGGCTACCTTTGTAGCGGCATTGAAAGACCCAACATTGGGAGTCCCCATTGCTGTTGCCATTGCTATCCATAATATACCAGAGGGAATAGCTGTTTCAGTTCCTATCTATTTCGCCACAGGAAATAAAAAGAAAGCGTTTTTTTATTCCTTCCTTTCCGGACTGGCTGAACCTATAGGAGCTTTGGTAGGTTATTTGATCTTGATGCCATTTTTATCCGATACAGTTTTTGGAATCATATTTGCAGGAATTGCAGGTATAATGGTATTTATATCTTTGGATGAACTTCTTCCGGCAGCACAAAAATACGGAGAACATCATCTCTCTATCTATGGACTGATAAGCGGTATGGGAGTCATGGCTGTCAGTTTATTATTATTTATTTAA
- a CDS encoding radical SAM protein → MKISKQEALEWFEYLADIPVDAKEVFEEYEDIIRSTQRQIERSYMSEIAEIQSKIDGLKDMRGRTYYVGKKEKFPPGCISCLFGDGLGGIRKTHTCNLTCEFCYYHDSLDSVDPIPQDMWDIGEELYETEDIDLLLSIQKKPSGIAYVYLEPFMEIEKYYDVVKKFSDAGVHQHMYTNGTLCTDDNLKKLAEAGLDEIRFNLNASDTSDQVIEAMRTARKYFKWVGIETPMTPKFYEDFMAKKEEILSIGLDYMNCAELHLGTDNLNNYMGENFYTYRNGYLSPLWSRKVTLKFMETAVKENWDMLIHDCSNHTKYAREINKMKNSGQFGSHTYISEFDRPLIAAFLPILENENFKFLDSVPLPAKYKLENCKEFIEEILEDFSFDDEIYEGFEG, encoded by the coding sequence ATGAAAATAAGTAAGCAAGAAGCATTGGAATGGTTTGAATATTTAGCAGACATTCCCGTAGATGCAAAGGAAGTTTTTGAGGAGTATGAAGATATAATCAGATCTACCCAAAGACAGATCGAGAGATCATATATGAGCGAGATAGCTGAGATCCAGAGTAAGATAGATGGATTGAAAGATATGAGAGGACGTACATACTATGTAGGTAAAAAGGAAAAATTTCCTCCAGGATGTATTTCTTGCCTCTTCGGTGACGGACTTGGAGGGATCAGAAAGACCCATACCTGTAACCTTACCTGTGAGTTCTGTTACTACCACGATTCACTGGATTCAGTAGACCCTATCCCTCAGGATATGTGGGATATTGGGGAGGAACTGTATGAGACTGAAGATATCGACCTGTTGTTATCTATTCAGAAGAAACCATCTGGAATCGCCTATGTATACTTAGAGCCATTTATGGAGATAGAAAAATACTATGATGTAGTTAAAAAATTCTCTGATGCAGGCGTTCACCAGCATATGTATACCAATGGTACCCTTTGTACAGACGATAATTTAAAAAAATTAGCTGAAGCCGGACTGGACGAGATCAGATTTAACCTTAATGCCTCTGACACCAGTGATCAGGTTATAGAAGCTATGAGAACTGCCCGTAAATATTTTAAATGGGTAGGGATAGAGACTCCTATGACTCCTAAATTCTATGAGGATTTCATGGCTAAAAAGGAGGAGATCCTTTCTATCGGGTTGGATTATATGAACTGTGCCGAGCTTCACTTAGGAACGGACAACCTAAATAACTATATGGGAGAAAACTTCTACACATATAGAAACGGATACCTTTCACCACTTTGGTCTAGGAAGGTAACCCTTAAATTTATGGAAACTGCTGTAAAAGAAAATTGGGATATGCTGATTCATGACTGTTCTAACCATACTAAGTATGCCAGAGAGATCAACAAGATGAAAAACAGCGGCCAATTTGGTTCTCATACTTATATCAGTGAGTTTGACAGACCCCTTATTGCTGCATTTTTACCTATCTTAGAGAATGAGAATTTTAAATTTTTAGATTCTGTTCCTCTGCCAGCTAAGTATAAGTTGGAAAACTGTAAGGAATTTATAGAGGAAATCTTAGAAGACTTTTCTTTTGACGATGAGATCTATGAAGGATTTGAAGGATAA
- a CDS encoding GNAT family N-acetyltransferase: protein MNIRQIQEKDAELFLNLLLELDNETKFMMLEPGERKNDPEVTRSIIKRNLQDSFMYVAEEGDKLVGFLTGERGSANRIKHTTYIVIGILGGHRGKGIGRKLFEELEKWSKENNIKRLELTVMIHNEKAVNLYKKMGFKIEGVKEYSILVDGKFIDEYYMGKIL, encoded by the coding sequence ATGAATATCAGACAGATACAAGAAAAAGATGCAGAATTATTTTTAAATTTATTGTTGGAATTAGATAACGAAACTAAGTTTATGATGCTAGAGCCAGGAGAAAGAAAAAATGATCCTGAGGTAACCAGATCAATAATCAAAAGGAACCTTCAAGATTCATTTATGTATGTTGCAGAGGAGGGGGATAAATTAGTCGGGTTTTTAACCGGAGAAAGAGGAAGTGCCAACAGGATAAAACACACCACCTATATAGTTATCGGAATCCTGGGTGGTCATCGTGGGAAAGGGATAGGAAGGAAACTTTTTGAGGAACTGGAAAAATGGTCCAAAGAAAATAATATCAAAAGACTTGAATTGACTGTAATGATCCACAATGAAAAAGCAGTTAACTTATACAAGAAGATGGGGTTTAAAATAGAGGGTGTCAAGGAATACAGTATCTTAGTGGACGGAAAATTTATAGATGAATATTATATGGGGAAAATACTATAA
- a CDS encoding CPBP family intramembrane metalloprotease: MENQAREGKFELSVLGAVWMVVFYNFIVMFIILIPFQIVIELISFKDIGNVKVIMDLLRGTIIDIIIIVLALKKVKKVSNGNFKIKFMDKFNYKLLFSVIFLIGGYYLLYESSIGIMMEKVPVPQFIEEGFEEMFLHPYSAFISTGIRAPIFEEILMRGIILTGLLNRYSPRKAIIASALIFGACHLNIPQFVDATLGGLILGMIYYKTNSLFLCIAAHMTNNMLCTIMEYTEHSFNMTTFFIGVLIFLGSTMLFFRYLKELDESLKVDRSYKNQEVL, encoded by the coding sequence ATGGAAAATCAAGCTAGGGAAGGTAAATTTGAATTATCTGTTTTAGGAGCTGTATGGATGGTAGTTTTTTATAATTTTATAGTTATGTTTATTATATTGATCCCTTTTCAAATTGTAATTGAGCTTATTTCTTTTAAAGATATTGGAAATGTTAAAGTAATCATGGATTTATTGAGAGGTACTATTATAGACATTATAATAATAGTGCTGGCTTTAAAAAAAGTTAAAAAGGTAAGTAATGGGAATTTTAAGATAAAATTTATGGATAAATTTAACTATAAATTATTGTTTTCTGTTATTTTCTTGATTGGAGGATATTATTTATTGTATGAAAGTTCAATAGGGATAATGATGGAGAAAGTTCCAGTACCTCAATTTATAGAAGAAGGATTTGAAGAAATGTTTCTACATCCTTACTCTGCTTTTATATCTACAGGAATAAGAGCACCTATCTTTGAAGAAATTTTAATGAGAGGAATAATTCTGACAGGCTTATTGAATAGATACAGTCCCAGGAAAGCTATAATTGCCTCTGCACTGATATTTGGAGCATGTCATCTTAATATCCCGCAGTTTGTAGATGCCACATTAGGAGGATTGATTTTAGGAATGATTTATTATAAAACAAATTCTTTGTTTCTTTGTATCGCTGCACATATGACCAACAATATGTTGTGTACGATTATGGAGTATACAGAACATTCATTCAATATGACTACTTTCTTTATAGGTGTTTTAATTTTCCTAGGTTCAACAATGCTGTTCTTTCGATATCTCAAGGAATTGGATGAAAGTTTAAAAGTAGACAGATCATATAAGAATCAGGAGGTACTATGA
- a CDS encoding EFR1 family ferrodoxin (N-terminal region resembles flavodoxins. C-terminal ferrodoxin region binds two 4Fe-4S clusters.): protein MKIYYFSGSGNSYYIAQKIAKKTKGTLVDIAKLEENTVLEGKVGVVVPCYAFGVPDKVIKFLKRVENKSTYSFFILTYAGYYGGTFKQVDNLMSFNYNNGIKMPGSDTVFTSKKNRDKKNEEIYSLADEEIGKIIKEIKTMKENKIKRSFEYYLLLPVYKLAMWYFRGAKRGFKTSEKCTLCGFCEKICPVENIKVGDKVVWKNHCEGCLRCINYCPFEAIEYKKYTKGKLRFKNKRIDISEI, encoded by the coding sequence ATGAAGATATATTATTTCAGCGGATCGGGGAACTCCTACTACATAGCCCAGAAGATAGCTAAAAAAACTAAAGGGACATTGGTAGATATAGCAAAATTAGAAGAAAATACAGTTTTAGAGGGGAAGGTAGGAGTCGTAGTTCCATGTTATGCCTTTGGGGTACCAGATAAAGTGATTAAATTTTTAAAAAGAGTTGAAAATAAATCCACATATTCTTTTTTTATCCTCACATATGCCGGTTATTATGGGGGAACATTCAAACAGGTGGATAACCTGATGTCATTTAACTATAACAATGGGATTAAGATGCCGGGGTCGGACACGGTATTTACCAGTAAAAAAAATAGAGATAAGAAAAATGAGGAGATTTATAGTTTAGCAGATGAAGAGATAGGTAAGATAATTAAAGAGATAAAAACGATGAAAGAGAATAAAATAAAGAGGAGTTTTGAATATTATCTGTTACTCCCTGTATATAAATTAGCCATGTGGTATTTCAGGGGAGCCAAAAGAGGATTTAAAACCAGTGAAAAGTGTACCCTGTGCGGGTTCTGTGAAAAGATATGTCCGGTAGAGAATATAAAGGTAGGAGATAAAGTTGTTTGGAAAAATCACTGCGAGGGATGCCTCAGGTGTATCAACTATTGTCCCTTTGAAGCTATAGAATATAAAAAATATACAAAGGGAAAGTTAAGGTTTAAAAATAAAAGGATAGACATAAGTGAAATATAG
- a CDS encoding HD domain-containing protein — protein sequence MLGYKEILEILEEVAKKNENNLKMILEEKLNEREKKVFRWLFKEYEDPSKKRWFDPHHIIFSTNFALSLVEEEDLDRLIVTAIILHDIGYFAIEDKKNWINSNSRIIHMQEGAALASKILYEQGFNPKEVEKVVGMIAVHDNPYIGIPIIGDDRLGLRDCDRAWVMHPLSFYKDLSETGRSYENPKELLLDRIVQFYAHEHPFDRSKWKIDLQELKDNGMYIEKPAYEFTKQYIEKQFNGRIMENKDMELLSNRELFTKYLEENIINSMKGKI from the coding sequence ATGCTGGGATATAAAGAAATTTTAGAGATACTGGAAGAAGTTGCAAAAAAAAATGAAAATAATTTAAAGATGATTTTAGAAGAGAAATTAAATGAAAGGGAAAAAAAAGTTTTTAGGTGGCTGTTTAAGGAGTATGAGGATCCTTCAAAGAAGCGTTGGTTTGATCCCCATCATATAATATTTTCAACAAATTTTGCCCTAAGTTTAGTCGAGGAAGAAGATCTTGACAGGTTGATAGTAACAGCAATAATATTACATGATATTGGTTATTTTGCTATAGAGGATAAAAAAAATTGGATTAATTCAAATAGCAGAATTATTCATATGCAGGAAGGAGCTGCATTAGCTTCTAAAATTTTATATGAACAGGGTTTTAATCCGAAAGAGGTAGAAAAGGTTGTTGGGATGATAGCTGTTCATGATAATCCATATATTGGTATACCGATTATAGGTGATGACAGACTTGGCCTGAGAGATTGTGACAGGGCCTGGGTAATGCATCCCCTCTCTTTCTATAAAGACCTAAGTGAAACAGGGAGAAGTTATGAAAATCCAAAGGAATTATTGTTAGATAGAATAGTTCAATTTTATGCTCATGAACATCCATTTGACAGATCAAAGTGGAAGATAGATCTGCAGGAATTAAAAGATAATGGAATGTACATTGAGAAACCTGCTTATGAATTTACAAAACAATATATAGAAAAACAATTTAACGGTAGGATAATGGAGAACAAAGACATGGAGTTATTAAGCAATAGAGAGTTGTTCACAAAATATTTAGAAGAAAACATTATAAATTCAATGAAGGGGAAGATATGA
- a CDS encoding GNAT family N-acetyltransferase has protein sequence MNIRKGTIGDAEEVYKLYKEVSQIEGGIARFEDEVTREYVEGFIKSSLNNGIFIVAEKDGNIVGEIHGYKIGIRVFDHILSNITIVVSPNFWGKGIGKKIFMRLIEEGKKIEGISRIELVAMGSNKKALKFYEGLGFQVEGKMRNRIKNSKGEFEVGVMMGMIF, from the coding sequence ATGAATATTAGAAAAGGGACAATAGGTGATGCAGAAGAAGTTTATAAACTATATAAAGAAGTTTCTCAAATAGAAGGGGGAATAGCCAGGTTTGAGGATGAAGTCACCCGAGAATATGTGGAAGGGTTTATAAAGAGTTCATTGAATAATGGTATTTTTATAGTGGCTGAAAAAGACGGGAATATAGTAGGAGAGATCCATGGATATAAGATAGGGATTCGAGTATTTGACCATATATTGTCAAATATAACTATAGTTGTGTCTCCTAATTTTTGGGGAAAAGGGATAGGAAAGAAAATATTTATGAGATTAATAGAGGAAGGTAAAAAGATAGAAGGGATTTCAAGGATAGAATTAGTTGCTATGGGTAGCAATAAAAAAGCTTTAAAATTTTATGAAGGTTTAGGTTTTCAAGTAGAGGGAAAGATGAGGAACAGGATTAAAAACTCCAAGGGGGAGTTTGAAGTTGGAGTTATGATGGGAATGATATTTTAA
- a CDS encoding methyltransferase domain-containing protein produces MGKNQNVYDNEIFFEGYKGIREQEYNYNKLQEQPAIKSLLPDLKGRRVLDLGCGYGESCNYFIQNGAQKVVGIDISKKMLEVAKKENSHENIEYLEMSMDEIDNVTGKFDLVYSSLALHYMEDFKKLLTDINSLLSKNGLFIYSQEHPLSTAHGSGLRWTRDENGMGVHYNLANYMKSGKRETTWFVDGVIKYHRTFSEIINTVNECGFQIEKILEPLPSEEDIKLIPKMVQDFHKPNFLVIRAEKR; encoded by the coding sequence ATGGGAAAGAATCAAAATGTTTATGACAATGAAATATTCTTTGAGGGGTATAAGGGGATCAGAGAACAGGAATATAATTATAATAAATTACAGGAACAGCCTGCAATAAAAAGTCTACTTCCGGATCTAAAAGGAAGACGAGTTTTGGATCTAGGCTGCGGTTATGGGGAAAGCTGCAATTACTTTATACAAAATGGTGCACAGAAGGTTGTAGGAATTGATATCTCCAAAAAAATGCTGGAAGTTGCAAAAAAAGAAAACTCTCACGAGAATATTGAATATTTAGAGATGAGTATGGATGAAATAGATAATGTAACTGGGAAATTTGATCTGGTATATAGTTCCCTGGCACTTCACTATATGGAGGATTTTAAAAAATTATTGACAGATATAAATAGTCTTCTTAGCAAAAATGGATTATTTATATATTCTCAAGAACATCCCTTAAGTACAGCACATGGAAGTGGGCTGAGATGGACAAGGGATGAGAACGGAATGGGAGTCCACTATAACCTAGCTAATTATATGAAAAGCGGTAAGAGGGAAACAACGTGGTTTGTTGATGGTGTCATAAAATATCACAGGACCTTTTCAGAGATCATAAATACAGTGAATGAGTGCGGGTTTCAAATAGAGAAAATTTTGGAACCACTACCCAGTGAAGAGGATATAAAGCTTATTCCAAAGATGGTACAGGATTTTCATAAGCCTAATTTTTTAGTTATAAGGGCAGAGAAAAGATAA
- a CDS encoding CPBP family intramembrane metalloprotease yields the protein MEDQARESKFELSVLGAVWMVVFYSFIVGVIMGLLWIPFSLIIDTIYSKYSFENIQNIKAVMNLLGESILDFIIIVLIIKKAKKMSENSFRIKYMGKLNYKLLLSVICLMIGYYFWYHSSIGVITDKIPLPEWLKEAEMEMELHPYSTFFSMGIVAPIFEEFLMRGVILAGLLNRYNPKKAIIISALIFGIWHFNIVQSVNATLIGLLLGIIYYKSNSLILCIALHMTNNIFAGIMGEAKEYMGYSPTIISFLVGVIIFIGSAMMFFRYLRESDEKLKLNKLCEKGEV from the coding sequence ATGGAAGATCAAGCTAGGGAAAGTAAATTTGAACTATCTGTTTTAGGAGCTGTATGGATGGTAGTATTTTATAGTTTTATTGTCGGGGTAATCATGGGGTTATTATGGATTCCTTTTAGCCTTATAATTGATACTATTTATAGTAAATATTCTTTTGAAAATATTCAAAATATTAAAGCAGTTATGAATTTATTAGGGGAATCTATTTTAGACTTTATAATAATAGTATTGATTATAAAAAAAGCTAAAAAAATGAGTGAGAATAGTTTTAGGATAAAATATATGGGGAAATTAAACTATAAATTGTTGTTATCTGTTATTTGTTTAATGATAGGGTATTACTTTTGGTATCACAGTTCTATCGGGGTAATAACAGATAAGATCCCCCTTCCTGAATGGCTAAAAGAGGCAGAAATGGAGATGGAATTACATCCTTATTCTACATTTTTTTCTATGGGGATAGTGGCTCCTATTTTTGAAGAATTTCTTATGAGGGGAGTCATCCTAGCAGGATTATTAAATAGATATAATCCTAAGAAAGCTATAATTATCTCTGCACTGATCTTTGGGATATGGCATTTTAATATTGTGCAATCTGTTAATGCAACACTGATAGGATTACTCTTAGGAATTATCTATTATAAAAGCAATTCATTGATCCTATGTATTGCTTTACATATGACTAACAATATATTTGCTGGGATTATGGGGGAAGCGAAAGAATATATGGGATATTCTCCTACTATCATTTCATTTTTAGTAGGGGTAATAATATTCATAGGTTCAGCTATGATGTTCTTTCGATATCTCAGGGAATCGGATGAAAAATTAAAATTGAATAAATTATGTGAAAAAGGGGAGGTTTAG
- a CDS encoding LD-carboxypeptidase yields the protein MIPEKLKCNDEIRIIAPARSLKLISEECRDYADRCFAEMGLKVTFSRNCEISDDFISSSIEERIEDLHEAFADKNVKCILTVIGGFNSNQLLRYIDYDLIKDNPKILCGYSDITALSNAIYSKTDLVTYSGPHYSTFGMKKGIDYTIEYFKKCLFSKDEYKIGPSKVWSDDLWFLEQEERVFYENNGYKSLGSGNAEGKIIGGNLCTFNLLQGTEFMPDLTDTLLFIEDDGMTSPETFDRDLQSLIHQPNFEKVKGIVFGRFQIESKMEEDLFEKIISTKAELKNMPIIYNVDFGHTTPHITFPIGGYGEISSGEKIEIIIKRH from the coding sequence ATAATACCGGAGAAATTAAAATGTAACGATGAGATAAGGATAATAGCTCCAGCAAGGAGTTTAAAGCTGATAAGTGAAGAATGCAGAGACTATGCAGATAGATGTTTTGCTGAGATGGGGTTAAAGGTAACTTTTTCTAGAAATTGTGAGATAAGTGATGATTTTATATCCTCATCTATAGAGGAAAGGATAGAAGATCTCCATGAGGCTTTTGCCGATAAAAATGTAAAGTGTATCCTCACTGTAATAGGGGGATTTAATTCAAACCAGCTGTTGAGATATATAGACTATGATCTCATAAAAGATAACCCTAAGATACTATGTGGTTATTCAGATATAACGGCTCTTTCAAATGCTATTTATAGCAAAACAGATTTAGTTACTTATTCCGGGCCTCATTATTCTACTTTTGGGATGAAAAAAGGGATTGATTATACCATTGAATATTTTAAAAAGTGTTTATTTTCAAAGGATGAATATAAGATAGGACCTTCAAAGGTGTGGAGTGATGACCTCTGGTTTTTGGAGCAGGAGGAGAGAGTATTTTATGAGAACAACGGTTATAAATCATTGGGAAGTGGAAATGCAGAGGGGAAAATAATCGGCGGAAATCTATGTACTTTTAACCTCCTCCAGGGAACAGAATTTATGCCGGATTTAACAGATACACTTCTATTTATAGAGGACGACGGGATGACTTCACCTGAAACATTTGACAGAGATCTCCAGTCTCTGATCCACCAGCCAAATTTTGAAAAGGTTAAGGGAATAGTATTCGGGAGATTTCAAATAGAATCGAAGATGGAAGAAGATTTGTTTGAAAAAATAATAAGTACAAAGGCGGAATTAAAAAATATGCCTATTATCTATAATGTTGATTTTGGGCATACTACCCCGCATATTACTTTTCCTATAGGAGGTTATGGAGAGATCTCATCAGGTGAAAAGATAGAGATAATAATTAAAAGACATTAG
- a CDS encoding GNAT family N-acetyltransferase yields MLNIKLIKPNEHYRISFLNYIKEIKKSGSETYELYKDAEEDFKLYIEKLKKIELGVGLPKGWVPSSSYWLIDSRCEVLGVIRIRHRVDNDYLKTIGHIGYEIKMTRRKKGNGSQILKMGLLEARKLGMTNILITCDEKNIGSVRIIKKNKGKLKSSFIDEDTGEKVLQYIIEL; encoded by the coding sequence ATGCTAAATATTAAATTAATTAAACCAAATGAACATTATAGGATTTCATTTTTAAACTATATTAAAGAAATAAAAAAAAGTGGTTCAGAAACATATGAATTATATAAGGATGCAGAAGAAGATTTTAAATTATATATAGAAAAATTAAAAAAGATAGAATTAGGAGTTGGTTTGCCAAAAGGGTGGGTTCCTTCTAGTAGCTACTGGCTTATTGACTCAAGGTGTGAAGTCCTTGGTGTGATAAGAATCCGTCATAGAGTAGATAATGATTACCTGAAAACCATCGGTCATATAGGTTATGAAATTAAAATGACTCGAAGAAAAAAAGGGAATGGAAGTCAAATTTTAAAGATGGGGTTATTAGAAGCTAGGAAGCTGGGAATGACTAATATATTGATAACTTGTGATGAGAAAAATATTGGTTCTGTCCGAATAATTAAAAAAAATAAGGGTAAATTAAAATCCTCATTTATAGATGAAGATACAGGTGAGAAAGTATTGCAATATATTATTGAATTATAG
- a CDS encoding HAD family hydrolase, translating into MKYKYILFDLDGTLTDPGVGITKAVQYALKKNNIVEESLDILEKFIGPPLKDSFVEFYSFDEKMVSDSIQYFREYFRKNGIFENEVYSGILDLLGELKNRDCKIAVATSKPTVFANSVLKHFGMREYFDLVVGSNLDGTLGNKAEIINCVIENLKIKNLKETIMIGDRKYDVIGAEKNNIDSIGVLYGYGSLEELEAASPTYIVDSINQLYKLLT; encoded by the coding sequence ATGAAGTATAAATATATTTTATTTGATCTGGATGGGACTCTTACAGATCCGGGAGTGGGGATAACAAAAGCAGTACAATATGCATTGAAAAAAAATAATATAGTTGAGGAATCATTGGATATTCTGGAAAAATTTATAGGGCCTCCATTAAAAGATTCCTTTGTGGAGTTTTATTCATTCGATGAAAAGATGGTTTCAGACTCAATCCAATATTTCAGGGAATATTTCAGAAAAAATGGGATATTTGAAAATGAAGTGTATTCCGGTATCCTGGATCTGTTGGGGGAATTGAAAAACAGGGATTGTAAAATTGCAGTTGCAACGTCTAAGCCTACAGTGTTTGCAAACAGTGTTTTAAAGCATTTTGGAATGAGGGAATATTTTGACCTGGTAGTGGGGAGTAACTTAGATGGAACCCTTGGGAATAAGGCAGAGATAATTAACTGTGTAATTGAGAATTTGAAAATAAAAAACTTGAAAGAAACCATTATGATAGGTGACAGAAAATATGATGTTATTGGAGCAGAAAAAAATAATATAGACTCAATTGGAGTCCTATACGGCTATGGAAGTCTGGAAGAATTAGAAGCTGCCAGCCCGACCTATATTGTAGATTCTATAAATCAGTTGTATAAACTGCTGACCTAG